TGTCATGCTTCATGTTGATCATGATCCTTTCTCCTCACGGGTACAGTAAAATAACTGAGATTGTGGATAATAGTATTACCTTAATAAACAACTATATTTGGTAAAAGTTGTACGTTATTTGCCATATATCGATGTCTTTTTATCTAATGCTGTGAGGATATCGTTTGCAGGGGCGGGGGGCATCCTTTATGATGAGGGAAGATTATTACAATCATCATGAGGGAATGAAGGGGATGACAGAGAGATGGAGAGAAACGAGAGTCTGACCAAACCGAAAGCGATGATTTTTGATATGGATGGTACATTGTTTCAGACAGAGACCCTGCTGCTGCCCGCATATCATAAATTGTTCGACATATTGCGGGAGGAAGGTCTTCATAAGGGAGAAACACCGAAAGAAGAATTGATGCTCGGCTGCTTGGGGATGCTGCTTGAGGATATATGGAAAATTGTATTGCCTGATGGCTCTCCGGAAGCCCACCGCCGTGCTGACGAACTGCTGCTTCAATTGGAGCTGGAAGGATTAAAGGAACCAGATGCCGTACTGTATCCCGGTGTGGAGGAGACATTGCAGGAACTTAAGCGCCGTGGAGTTCGTTTGTTTGTAGCGAGCAACGGACTTGAGCATTATGTGAAGGGCATCGCGGACGCACGGAACATCATGCCATTGTTCGAAGAACTTTACAGCGCTGGGCAGCATGGCACGGCTTCGAAGGTGGATTTGGTAGCACTCCTGCTCAAAAACCATGGTATCGAGCGTGCATGGATGGTAGGAGACCGTTCATCCGATGTTGAAGCAGGTAAGAAAAACGGACAGACCGTCATCGGCTGCCAGTACGCAGGGTTCGGAAATGATCAGGAGCTGAAAGGTTCAGACGCTATCATTACATCTTTCCCTGAGCTGTTGAACCTGTATGAAAACGCTGTGGAATAAATGAATTATAAAGTATGAAAGCCCTGCCGATTTGGCAGGGCTTTAAATTTAACTACAAGCAGAGTTCGACAGGGCTACTCTGTTGCTGTTTTAGGGGTTCTTCGAATGATTCGGCTGTTATAGACCCACAGCGCATATTCTAGCGGTCTTATCAAGGATACACGATAAGCATCCTTATCGCCAACCTGTGAAAATACCTCACGTGATGGTTTTGGATTCACTTCCAAAAGCAAGATGCGACCGGATTTATCAACAGCCAGATCAAGCGCAAGTTCACAAAGAGCCCCGTATTTTTCCTCAAGGTAACGGGATACATCTACGCCGAGCATCGCGGAATCCTCCCGTACCTTTTCGCGTTTCTGTATTTCAGGAATCCATTCATCCAACAACTCGTTCATGCCTGTTGCTCTTCCGCCGCCGTGCAGATTCGAAGTCACGCTGTTAATCGCGCCGACACGGCCGACACAACCAGTTACTTCCCATTCTCCGAAACCATTCTTCTGTACGAGCATCCGGTAATCATGAACCCTTCCGCTTGGCAGTTCAAGCGGAATTCCTTCTTGGACCAGATACCGGCCCTTGATATCCCAGCCGGACAGGAATGAACTGAGCATAGCTGCTGGAAGCCTCTTAGGGGTAATGATACTCCGATTTGTGTTTCGGCCGCGGATCTCATAAGAGCCATGGACACCTATGCTTTTGGAGATTCGTAAAATGCCGCGTCCTCCGGTCCCATTGATTGGCTTCAGGTAGACAGCATGATGTTTGCCTAGCATCCGATTGACGTCTCCGATACTGCTCACGAGCATCGTATCCGGCAAATGGGGTCTAAACCGTTTAAGACCGGAAAGTGTCTGATGAACGGTCCATTTATTGCGAAGCGGTCTGTTAAGAAACAAAAGGTGTCTATATCGTGAGCGAAAGCGTAGTAGCTGCTGGAATCGTTCACTTTTTTGAATGCGGCAGCGGTCATAAATCATATGGGGAAAAGGTC
Above is a window of Paenibacillus uliginis N3/975 DNA encoding:
- a CDS encoding HAD family hydrolase, which gives rise to MERNESLTKPKAMIFDMDGTLFQTETLLLPAYHKLFDILREEGLHKGETPKEELMLGCLGMLLEDIWKIVLPDGSPEAHRRADELLLQLELEGLKEPDAVLYPGVEETLQELKRRGVRLFVASNGLEHYVKGIADARNIMPLFEELYSAGQHGTASKVDLVALLLKNHGIERAWMVGDRSSDVEAGKKNGQTVIGCQYAGFGNDQELKGSDAIITSFPELLNLYENAVE
- a CDS encoding YheC/YheD family protein, producing the protein MSQPVLGILTLYLNNRKRLEEVPVYERMITEGRELGLDVFVFTPADVNSSQGLIHALQFNPDTGSWTRRWRPFPHMIYDRCRIQKSERFQQLLRFRSRYRHLLFLNRPLRNKWTVHQTLSGLKRFRPHLPDTMLVSSIGDVNRMLGKHHAVYLKPINGTGGRGILRISKSIGVHGSYEIRGRNTNRSIITPKRLPAAMLSSFLSGWDIKGRYLVQEGIPLELPSGRVHDYRMLVQKNGFGEWEVTGCVGRVGAINSVTSNLHGGGRATGMNELLDEWIPEIQKREKVREDSAMLGVDVSRYLEEKYGALCELALDLAVDKSGRILLLEVNPKPSREVFSQVGDKDAYRVSLIRPLEYALWVYNSRIIRRTPKTATE